From a region of the Sminthopsis crassicaudata isolate SCR6 chromosome 6, ASM4859323v1, whole genome shotgun sequence genome:
- the RPL27A gene encoding large ribosomal subunit protein uL15, with product MPSRLRKTRKLRGHVSHGHGRIGKHRKHPGGRGNAGGLHHHRINFDKYHPGYFGKVGMRHYHLKKNQSYCPTVNLDKLWTLVSEQTRINAAKSKEGLAPIIDVVRSGYYKVLGKGKLPKQPVIVKAKFFSRRAEEKIKGVGGACVLVA from the exons ATG CCTTCCAGACTAAGGAAGACGCGGAAGCTCCGCGGGCACGTTAGCCACGGCCACGGGCGCATCG gcAAGCACCGCAAGCACCCCGGAGGCCGCGGCAATGCTGGAGGCCTGCACCACCATCGGATCAACTTCGACAAATA TCATCCAGGTTACTTCGGGAAAGTGGGTATGAGGCATTACCACTTGAAGAAGAACCAGAGCTACTGCCCAACTGTCAACCTTGATAAACTGTGGACATTGGTCAGTGAGCAGACCAGGATTAATGCTGCCAAAAGCAAGGAGGGGCTTGCCCCTATCATTGATGTTGTTCGGTCG GGTTACTACAAAGTCCTAGGAAAAGGAAAGCTCCCCAAGCAGCCAGTGATCGTGAAGGCAAAGTTCTTCAGCAGAAgagcagaagaaaaaattaagggtGTTGGTGGAGCTTGTGTTCTGGTGGCCTAA